In Syntrophobacterales bacterium, a genomic segment contains:
- a CDS encoding SCP2 sterol-binding domain-containing protein — protein sequence MAEYWGVTVADIFNSMPERFRPEGAKDVEAVFGYDIKDEGKWQLTVKNNAMTLAKTDDLSHCVATMAADGETFVGVNVGKVDATNAFISGKFRIEGDMAAFGKTGRLFRKFVLAKKEMTTREYLADMFATIVPRFKAQEAEGLEASFAFDLGGAEGGQWSVFIKDKACTVTTTIEGKPTVTLEFNDARDYVDFILGKIDAQSILAAGKAAAKGDINMMASKWPLLFEKYKDPLAGNVQEQELLTLKKTISINQRFATGPVMGKFLRGLKDKKIYANKCPRCGRLQLPPREVCAECRVRAAEFVEVGPKGEVRYMDVVYYALPDPLTGVARETPYGSINILLDGCKGNETLPHFIRKDQIEKIQAGWNENKGTRVRPVWEENRSGDIWDIKYFEIDE from the coding sequence ATGGCAGAATACTGGGGCGTCACAGTAGCAGATATCTTCAACTCGATGCCGGAGCGTTTCCGGCCCGAAGGGGCGAAGGATGTCGAAGCGGTTTTCGGCTACGACATCAAGGACGAAGGGAAATGGCAACTGACGGTAAAGAATAACGCGATGACGCTCGCAAAGACCGACGACCTCTCCCACTGCGTCGCGACGATGGCAGCCGACGGGGAGACCTTTGTCGGGGTCAACGTCGGCAAGGTTGATGCAACAAACGCCTTCATAAGCGGCAAGTTCCGGATTGAAGGCGACATGGCCGCCTTCGGGAAGACCGGCCGGCTTTTCCGCAAATTCGTCCTTGCCAAAAAGGAGATGACGACAAGGGAGTATCTCGCCGACATGTTCGCGACCATCGTGCCGCGGTTCAAGGCCCAAGAAGCCGAGGGGCTCGAGGCCTCCTTTGCTTTCGATCTCGGCGGGGCGGAGGGCGGCCAGTGGAGCGTCTTCATCAAGGACAAGGCCTGCACGGTCACGACGACCATCGAGGGCAAACCGACTGTAACGCTGGAATTTAACGACGCCCGGGATTACGTTGACTTCATCCTCGGGAAGATCGACGCCCAGAGCATCCTGGCGGCCGGAAAGGCGGCCGCCAAAGGCGACATCAACATGATGGCGTCGAAATGGCCTCTCCTGTTCGAGAAATACAAGGACCCCCTGGCCGGGAACGTCCAGGAGCAGGAATTGCTGACGCTGAAAAAGACCATCTCGATCAATCAGAGGTTTGCAACCGGCCCCGTGATGGGGAAGTTTCTCCGGGGGTTGAAGGATAAAAAGATATACGCCAATAAATGCCCCCGGTGCGGCCGCCTGCAACTCCCGCCGCGGGAGGTTTGCGCGGAATGCCGGGTGCGCGCCGCTGAATTCGTGGAGGTCGGACCCAAGGGTGAAGTCCGCTACATGGACGTCGTTTACTACGCCCTGCCCGATCCACTGACCGGCGTGGCCCGGGAAACTCCCTACGGATCAATCAACATCCTTTTGGACGGCTGCAAGGGCAATGAAACCCTGCCGCACTTTATCCGGAAGGATCAGATAGAAAAGATTCAGGCGGGCTGGAACGAAAACAAGGGAACCCGCGTCCGCCCCGTCTGGGAGGAAAACCGGAGCGGGGATATCTGGGACATTAAATACTTCGAGATAGATGAGTAA
- a CDS encoding thiolase family protein produces MAHHKKNRNVGIIGIGQTKHSSHREDVNQPELIHEAVRLALQDANLTMKDIDCVVHGNMELFEMVHQPDLWHVLGTGAYGKDCIRITTGGTVGATLSCASDNLAASGMYDIVMAIGFEKLQEGHTTGGITNMADPLWFRKIQAGALTGSSAYDVEREFGLERANRASLTYRIIMDKHACLNPNAHRAFGLEFSQIDDLIRTSPKLVGELKLIEMCSQSDGACCVIFACEQKAKELARTPVWIRDHITVHREETFNIFGYDRKVPVIKTHKFAAEQLFGRNGIKDPLNYFDVFEMYDPATWWAIDWLRDFFALHGDEHLKLVENKEIMIGGRMPINPSGGVIGSNPIGATALIRVAEAALQVRGNAGPHQIPTPVKHALASGFGGTMWTVMTMLEKELNW; encoded by the coding sequence ATGGCGCATCACAAGAAAAACAGAAATGTCGGCATTATCGGCATCGGCCAGACGAAGCATTCCAGCCATCGCGAGGACGTCAACCAGCCGGAATTGATCCATGAAGCCGTCAGATTGGCGCTGCAAGACGCGAACCTGACCATGAAGGACATCGACTGCGTCGTACACGGCAACATGGAGCTCTTTGAGATGGTCCACCAGCCGGATCTCTGGCATGTTTTGGGAACCGGCGCGTACGGCAAGGACTGCATCCGGATCACCACCGGCGGCACGGTGGGAGCGACGCTTTCCTGCGCTTCGGACAATCTCGCGGCGTCTGGCATGTACGATATCGTCATGGCGATCGGCTTTGAGAAACTGCAGGAGGGACACACAACGGGCGGCATCACCAACATGGCGGATCCCCTCTGGTTTCGTAAAATTCAGGCGGGGGCGCTTACCGGCTCCTCGGCCTACGACGTCGAACGGGAATTCGGTTTGGAGCGGGCCAACCGGGCGTCCCTTACCTACCGCATCATCATGGACAAGCACGCGTGCCTCAACCCCAACGCACACCGCGCCTTCGGCCTTGAATTCAGCCAGATCGACGATTTGATCCGCACCTCGCCTAAACTCGTGGGCGAGCTGAAACTCATAGAAATGTGCTCCCAGTCCGACGGGGCTTGCTGCGTCATCTTCGCCTGCGAGCAGAAGGCGAAGGAGCTTGCCCGGACGCCGGTCTGGATACGGGATCATATCACCGTCCATCGGGAGGAAACCTTCAACATCTTCGGCTACGACCGGAAAGTCCCCGTCATCAAGACGCATAAATTCGCGGCCGAGCAGCTCTTTGGGCGCAACGGGATCAAAGACCCGCTAAACTACTTTGACGTGTTCGAAATGTACGATCCGGCCACCTGGTGGGCTATCGACTGGCTCCGGGACTTTTTTGCCCTGCACGGCGATGAGCACCTCAAGCTCGTCGAGAACAAGGAAATCATGATCGGTGGCAGAATGCCCATCAATCCCTCGGGCGGCGTTATCGGGTCGAACCCCATCGGGGCCACCGCGCTGATCCGGGTGGCCGAGGCGGCGCTGCAGGTGCGCGGCAATGCCGGCCCGCACCAGATTCCCACTCCGGTGAAGCACGCGCTTGCCTCCGGGTTCGGCGGCACCATGTGGACCGTAATGACAATGCTGGAAAAGGAACTGAACTGGTAG